The proteins below come from a single Myxocyprinus asiaticus isolate MX2 ecotype Aquarium Trade chromosome 28, UBuf_Myxa_2, whole genome shotgun sequence genomic window:
- the LOC127419414 gene encoding class E basic helix-loop-helix protein 23-like produces the protein MNVGEENLLKSISNDTLLDLTQRYGQSAFGFGAGRGAGSPGRFSLTPATDFLSGQTGKSNESGGEQTSDEDDGFDHLESRKRGAGFDEEKLSSALAKKPKEQRSLRLSINARERRRMHDLNDALDGLRSVIPYAHSPSVRKLSKIATLLLAKNYILMQAQALEEMRRLVAYLNQGQTITSPIPTALAPFGQAAVYPFSGTALATCAEKCSSFSGTPSNLFKHCNDKP, from the coding sequence atGAATGTCGGGGAAGAAAACTTGCTGAAATCCATCAGCAATGACACCCTGCTGGACCTGACGCAGCGGTATGGACAGTCCGCCTTCGGCTTCGGCGCTGGCCGTGGTGCTGGAAGTCCTGGCCGTTTCTCCCTCACACCCGCCACAGATTTCCTCTCCGGCCAAACGGGCAAGTCGAACGAAAGTGGCGGGGAGCAGACCAGCGACGAAGACGACGGGTTCGACCACCTTGAATCGCGTAAGAGAGGTGCGGGGTTCGACGAAGAGAAGCTCTCGAGTGCTCTCGCCAAGAAGCCGAAAGAGCAGAGATCTCTCCGGCTGAGCATCAACGCACGGGAGCGGAGACGAATGCACGACCTCAATGACGCTCTGGACGGCTTGAGGTCTGTGATTCCATACGCGCACAGTCCGTCAGTGAGAAAACTATCTAAAATCGCAACTTTGCTTCTTGCTAAAAACTACATCCTAATGCAGGCACAAGCGCTGGAGGAGATGCGCCGGTTGGTGGCTTATCTTAACCAAGGACAGACCATAACTTCTCCCATTCCCACCGCACTGGCGCCTTTCGGACAGGCGGCCGTGTACCCTTTTTCGGGCACGGCACTGGCCACCTGCGCGGAGAAATGCAGCTCTTTCTCTGGGACCCCTTCCAACCTCTTCAAACACTGCAACGACAAGCCTTGA